Genomic DNA from Desulfovibrio desulfuricans:
TTCAACAAGGGCCTTGGCCAGCCAGCCCTGACGCTGAGAGCTGCCGCGCACCCATTCGTTGCTCTGGCCCTTCTGCACATCATAACGGCCCATGCCTTCAACATAGCCGTAGTTGATGTCCAGTTCGATGTTCAACGGATCAAACATGGTCACAGCCAGGGGCAGACCAGCCCAGAACATGGAACCGTAAGACTTGCTGGTGCCGCCGAGGCGCACAAAGTCCGAACCGGTGATGGACGAACCCATGGGGGCGGGCAGCAGGGTCATGGGCGGGTTGCCGTCATTGTTGTTGGCAACCTGATTGTACTCATTTTTGCCGGCGTCATAGTTGGTCAGGGTGTTCTTGCCCAGCATGCCGTACATGACCCAGGGGGTCAGGTTCACGCCGTCAAAGGTCAGGGGAGCGGTCACGCCAAACAGATCCATGTTGTCAAGATAGTTCACATGGTTGGTGCCGTGGTAACGGGCATCATCGCCATTGAAGTTATCATTGAAAGGACGAGCCCAGAAAGCGGTCATGCTGACGTTTTCGTTGAACTTGTAAGAACCGACAACAGCGGCCACGTCGGTATCAAGAATAGCGGAGCCACCGGCAACGGTGTTGGGCAGGGCAAGACCCTGGATACCCATGCGCACCTTGGCATCGGTCTGGGGGATGGCCCAGTCGATGTAGGCGTTCTTCACTTTAACCTGGTTGTTGCCGTCAGCGCCGAGGGAGCCGCCAGTGGCGCTCTGGCCCCAGGTCTGGGTGCCAATTTCAAAATACACGGTGCCGGACAGGGCTTCAGAAGCCACGGCGTCCAACTGCAAGCGCACGCGCTGCTGGGCAACAAAGCCGTCGCCGGTGTCGCCCTTGCTCTTTGTGTTGTTTTCACGGGTCGTGTTGGTCAGGCTGTTGTTGCCAGCGCTGAAGCCCATGAGCCACTGGCCCTTGGCCTTGAAATCAATGGCGCTGGCACCGGTGGCCGCGCCGAACACCAGGCCGGCGGCCAGGATAAGCGTACAGATGCGTTTCATAAATCCCTTCCTCTCTAGTTTTTCCCACAGGGTTGACACAGGCCTGCTCCAACACAGGCTGAGAAAACATACCTAGAATCATGGATGAAGGCAACCGTTTTCGTCAAAAAATTTTTACCAGACTGTCACAATGGCAGAAATATGACGCTAAAATGCCATGCAGGCAATGCCAAGACCTTCATTCTACCGATCTAAAACCACGGGCGTTGCTATACAGGAAGCCATTCACCCTGCATTCTTGGCCAAAGCTCTCTGGACGGGCTTGCCGCAAGTACGCGTTCAAATTTTTTGCAGGGCAAAAAGCCTCATCATCTTAAAGGAGGCAGGTTCACACGCAAAAGCCCACCCCTGTTCATCGCCAGCATCGCTACGGCATCATGAACAGGGGCGGGCCACGGGCTCACCCAAAAATCAGAAATTACCTGTAATTCAACTTACAGAAAATCAGGATCAGCGGCAGCCTTGCCCTCTGCCAGCATGATGCGCACA
This window encodes:
- a CDS encoding outer membrane homotrimeric porin → MKRICTLILAAGLVFGAATGASAIDFKAKGQWLMGFSAGNNSLTNTTRENNTKSKGDTGDGFVAQQRVRLQLDAVASEALSGTVYFEIGTQTWGQSATGGSLGADGNNQVKVKNAYIDWAIPQTDAKVRMGIQGLALPNTVAGGSAILDTDVAAVVGSYKFNENVSMTAFWARPFNDNFNGDDARYHGTNHVNYLDNMDLFGVTAPLTFDGVNLTPWVMYGMLGKNTLTNYDAGKNEYNQVANNNDGNPPMTLLPAPMGSSITGSDFVRLGGTSKSYGSMFWAGLPLAVTMFDPLNIELDINYGYVEGMGRYDVQKGQSNEWVRGSSQRQGWLAKALVEYKMDWATPGLFGWYASGDDSSVKNGSERMPSLVPTGNFTSYMGDGNMGWLRQDYGVDYAGTWGIGAQLKDMSFLEDLKHTFRLAYWGGTNSTSMVKYMKTAYSWSDGLGANTVPYLTTNDGLLEFNLVNSYKIYQNLEMNLELDYMVNCMDNSTWKKAQTPSSFSKQDMYQAKVVFAYSF